The sequence GGGGGCTGCTGCTGATGCTGGACGAAGTGCAAACGGGCATCGGCCGCACCGGCGCCTGGTTTGCCTATCAGCACACCTCGGTCCTGCCGGACGTGGTGACCCTGGCCAAGGGCCTGGGCGGTGGCGTGCCCATCGGGGCATGTCTTGCGCGGGGGAGCGCCGCCGAAGTGTTCAAACCCGGCAACCATGGCTCCACCTTCGGCGGCAACCCCCTGGCCTGCGCGGCGGCGCTGGCAGTGCTGTCCACCATCGAAGAGGAAGGTCTGCTGCAAAACGTGCAGCAGGTGGGAACCTACCTGCGGCAGGCGCTTGCGGCAGCGCTTGACGGCGTGGCCGGGGTGGTCGCGGTGCGGGGCCTCGGCCTCATGATGGGCATCGAACTGGATCGCCCCGCAGCGGAAATCGTCGACCGAGCGCGGGAAGCGGGGCTTCTGGTCAATGTCACCTCCGAGCGTGTCATCCGCCTGGTACCGCCGCTGATTTTGCGCGAGGCGGAGGCGCAGCAGCTCATCGAGGGCCTGGTGCCGGTGATCCGCTCCTTCCTCGGCGCCCCCTGAGGTAATCATGACCATCAAGCATTTCCTGCAGTTCAAGGACCTGACGCGGGAGGAATTCGAATATCTCTTCGAACGCACCCGCTGGATCAAGGAACAGTTCAAGGCCTACAAGACCTATCATCCCCTGCATGACCGCACCCTGGTCATGATCTTCGAGAAGGCCAGCACGCGCACGCGTCTGTCCTTCGAGGCCGGCATGCACCAGTTGGGCGGCAGCGCCATCTACCTCAACACCCGTGACTCGCAACTGGGACGGGGCGAACCGGTGGAGGATGCGGCGCAGGTGATTTCCCGCATGTCAGACATCGTCATGATCCGCACCTTCGAGCAGGAGATCATCGAGCGTTTCGCACGCTATTCGCGGGTGCCGGTCATCAACGGCCTCACCAACGAATATCATCCCTGCCAGATTCTGGCCGACATCTACACCTACATCGAGCATCGTGGCTCCATCCAGGGCAAGACGGTGGCGTGGATCGGCGACTCCAACAATGTCTGCAACACCTGGCTGCAGGCGGCGGAGGTGTTCGATTTCAACGTGCATGTCTCCACGCCGCCGGGTTACGAGGTGGAGCCGGAACGTGCCGGGCTTTACGGCACCGATCACTACGAGGAATTCGCCGACCCCATGGAAGCGGCGCGGGGCGCCGATCTGGTCACCACCGACGTGTGGACCAGCATGGGCTTCGAGGCCGAGGACGAGGAACGCCGGCGCGCTTTTGCCGACTGGCAGGTGGATGCCGAGATGATGCGCGTGGCCAAGCCCGATGCCCTGTTCATGCACTGTCTGCCGGCCCACCGTGGCGAGGAAGTGGCGGCGGAAGTGATCGACGGGCCGCAAAGCGTGGTCTGGGATGAAGCGGAAAACCGCCTGCACACCCAGAAGGCGCTGCTCGAATATCTTCTCCTTGGCCGCATCGAGACCCCCAAATGAA comes from Burkholderiales bacterium and encodes:
- the argF gene encoding ornithine carbamoyltransferase; its protein translation is MTIKHFLQFKDLTREEFEYLFERTRWIKEQFKAYKTYHPLHDRTLVMIFEKASTRTRLSFEAGMHQLGGSAIYLNTRDSQLGRGEPVEDAAQVISRMSDIVMIRTFEQEIIERFARYSRVPVINGLTNEYHPCQILADIYTYIEHRGSIQGKTVAWIGDSNNVCNTWLQAAEVFDFNVHVSTPPGYEVEPERAGLYGTDHYEEFADPMEAARGADLVTTDVWTSMGFEAEDEERRRAFADWQVDAEMMRVAKPDALFMHCLPAHRGEEVAAEVIDGPQSVVWDEAENRLHTQKALLEYLLLGRIETPK